In Fusarium poae strain DAOMC 252244 chromosome Unknown contig_1, whole genome shotgun sequence, the following are encoded in one genomic region:
- a CDS encoding uncharacterized protein (TransMembrane:5 (o55-74i81-102o122-138i244-263o275-294i)): MATRQRIATTVVAKKDLPKVTHEATSQPQFPDIKTIKDAIPAHCFQPSLTTSYYYIIRDFAIIGTLAWAALTYIPGIKDQYLRIAAWMAYGFLQGLFCTGIWILGHECGHGALSTYSKLNNITGWFLHSFLMVPYFSWKYSHSRHHRFTGHIDLDMAFVPRSKPKASLSFYIAGIDVAELIEDTPIAQAVKLVFHQLFGWQVYTFFNASAGKGSKQWEPKSTFAKWLRVSHFDPMSAVFRPAEAPFIIISDIGLGLTLTALYFASQKVGVSTVFYLYLVPYLWVHHWLVAITYLQHHHTELPHYTAEGWTYVKGALATVDREFGFIGKHIFHGAIEKHVIHHLFPKIPFYKADEATEAIKPVIGDHYCHDDRNFLGQLWSIFGSLDYVEHDPAIPGALRWAKKKISE, from the exons ATGGCCACCAGACAGCGAATTGCCACCACAGTTGTGGCCAAGAAGGACCTGCCCAAg GTCACTCACGAGGccacttctcaacctcaattccccgacatcaagaccatcaaggatgCCATCCCCGCCCACTGCTTCCAACCCTCACTTACCACCTCCTACTACTATATCATCCGCGACTTCGCTATTATCGGCACCCTTGCCTGGGCTGCCCTTACCTATATCCCCGGCATTAAGGACCAATACCTCCGTATCGCCGCCTGGATGGCCTATGGCTTCCTCCAGGGTCTTTTCTGCACCGGAATCTGGATTCTCGGTCATGAGTGCGGCCACGGTGCTTTATCTACCTATAGCAAGCTCAATAACATAACCGGCTGGTTCCTCCACTCATTCCTTATGGTCCCCTATTTTAGCTGGAAGTACTCTCACTCCCGTCACCACCGTTTCACTGGCCATATAGACCTCGATATGGCCTTTGTCCCCCGCTCTAAGCCTAAGGCTTCTCTATCCTTCTATATCGCTGGCATAGATGTCGCTGAGCTGATCGAGGATACCCCTATTGCCCAGGCCGTCAAGCTCGTCTTCCACCAGCTCTTCGGATGGCAGGTATATACCTTCTTTAATGCAAGCGCTGGCAAGGGCAGTAAGCAATGGGAGCCTAAAAGTACTTTCGCCAAATGGCTCCGCGTTAGCCACTTCGATCCCATGAGCGCTGTCTTTCGTCCCGCCGAGGCTCcctttatcatcatcagcgaTATTGGTCTCGGCCTCACTCTAACTGCTCTATACTTTGCTTCCCAGAAGGTTGGCGTTTCTACTGTTTTCTACCTCTACCTCGTTCCCTACCTCTGGGTCCACCACTGGCTCG TCGCTATCACTTACCTCCAGCACCATCACACTGAGCTCCCCCATTATACCGCTGAAGGCTGGACCTACGTTAAGGGTGCTCTCGCTACTGTTGACCGCGAGTTCGGCTTTATTGGCAAGCACATTTTCCACGGTGCCATTGAGAAGCATGTCATTCACCACCTGTTCCC TAAGATCCCTTTCTATAAGGCTGATGAGGCCactgaggccatcaagcccGTTATCGGCGACCACTATTGTCACGACGACCGTAACTTCCTGGGTCAGCTCTGGAGCATCTTTGGTAGCCTCGATTACGTCGAGCACGACCCCGCCATTCCCGGTGCCTTGCGctgggccaagaagaagatatctGAGTAG